The following proteins are encoded in a genomic region of Drosophila bipectinata strain 14024-0381.07 chromosome XL, DbipHiC1v2, whole genome shotgun sequence:
- the LOC108134157 gene encoding mitochondrial inner membrane protease subunit 1, whose protein sequence is MKVLRRLGTLMRYTVAYAALTHCTFEYIGDFVLCKGPSMEPTLSSDNVLVTERLSKHWRAYKPGDIVIAISPINAGQYICKRIVAVAGDQVLTQNPHPIEVEYSMDPKKPKPIMTKDYVPRGHVWIEGDNKGNSSDSRYYGPIPVGLIRSRVLCRIWPLTEVSNL, encoded by the exons ATGAAGGTCCTCAGGCGCCTCGGCACCCTTATGCGCTATACCGTCGCCTATGCGGCGCTTACACACTGCACATTCGAGTACATCGGTGACTTTGTCCTG TGCAAGGGACCCTCAATGGAGCCCACACTGTCCTCGGACAATGTTCTGGTCACCGAGCGGCTGTCGAAACACTGGCGCGCCTACAAACCCGGCGATATTGTGATCGCCATTTCGCCCATCAATGCCGGCCAATACATTTGCAAGCGTATCGTGGCCGTGGCCGGCGACCAGGTGCTCACCCAGAATCCGCATCCCATCGAGGTCGAGTACAGTATGGACCCGAAAAAACCAAAGCCGATCATGACGAAGGACTATGTGCCGCGTGGCCACGTCTGGATCGAGGGCGACAACAAGGGGAACAGCTCAGACTCGCGTTACTACGGTCCCATTCCGGTTGGCCTCATCCGGAGCCGAGTTCTTTGCCGGATATGGCCGCTAACCGAAGTTTCTAACCTCTAG
- the LOC108134151 gene encoding uncharacterized protein isoform X1, whose translation MLATSLLGRRNCLNLSTFYLWRTLIRTTRPRSTTAALRIQAKNSYPPQLPKPIQRQYSTNTNKGMESPPGVFRGIIDRFAGVTVDGREEHVDVSGFREKLNKSLDFWRTNKNRAIWFRVYKEQADWVPVLAENGFDFHHARTGVVVMYQWLPKDESSNLPNYAHTLMGVGGLVINDKDEVLVVTDRFAMIPNSWKLPGGYVEPREDFVDAAIREVAEETGIQSEFRSLVSMRHSHYGNFGCSDVYIVVALKPLNLEFKRCEREIARVQWMPIEEYLNHPQVHETNRQFLSTYLDYKKRGLTITVRDEVHQVLKKKYNLYFVERAQSESS comes from the exons ATGTTGGCTACGAGTCTCCTGGGTCGCAGAAACTGTCTAAACCTGTCGACGTTCTATTTATGGAGGACGCTTATCCGGACCACTAGACCCCGCTCCACAACAGCGGCGCTGAGAATCCAAGCCAAGAATTCATACCCTCCACAGCTCCCAAAGCCAATCCAACGCCAATACTCAAC TAACACAAATAAGGGCATGGAGTCTCCACCTGGTGTTTTTCGTGGTATAATCGACCGTTTCGCCGGTGTCACAGTCGACGGTCGTGAGGAGCATGTGGATGTCTCGGGCTTTCGGGAGAAATTAAACA AATCCCTTGACTTTTGGAGGACAAACAAGAACCGAGCGATATGGTTCCGTGTATACAAGGAGCAGGCCGATTGGGTGCCGGTACTGGCCGAGAACGGGTTCGATTTCCACCATGCTCGTACCGGAGTGGTGGTCATGTACCAGTGGCTGCCCAAGGACGAGTCCAGCAACCTGCCAAACTATGCGCACACGCTGATGGGCGTCGGTGGGCTGGTGATCAACGACAAGGACGAGGTCCTGGTGGTGACCGACAGGTTCGCAATGATTCCGAACAGCTGGAAGCTGCCCGGTGGCTATGTGGAGCCGCGTGAGGACTTTGTTGACGCCGCCATTCGCGAGGTGGCCGAGGAAACGGGCATTCAGTCAGAGTTCAGATCGTTGGTCTCCATGCGCCACTCACACTACGGAAATTTCGGCTGCTCCGATGTGTACATCGTGGTGGCCCTGAAGCCACTCAACCTGGAATTTAAGCGATGCGAACGCGAGATCGCCCGGGTGCAATGGATGCCGATTGAGGAGTACCTGAATCATCCCCAGGTGCACGAGACGAATCGTCAGTTCTTGAGCACATATCTGGACTACAAGAAGCGCGGCCTGACCATAACCGTGCGCGATGAGGTGCATCAGGTGCTGAAGAAGAAGtacaatttgtattttgtggAGCGGGCGCAGTCGGAGAGCTCTTGA
- the LOC108134158 gene encoding SRSF protein kinase 3-like — translation MSDKRGFVDDDLEDDDKNKKYRKLTNTIHIDNQGNDDGEGQETKTVSAALPVPEPAPALTRIDQFRQTVDQHLAMLEQKFEATYNANNRYDFESYEPEEPATSKVLVKTWRNIRKPLTQDTAENASMSPRLPDKNDVVDVDDDDDDTSDSSSSFLASEHIEIEYGQSNNGVEESQAEYRAGGYHPVAVGDIFHSRYYAIYKLGWGHFSTVWLCFDSKMEQYCAIKVVKSAEHYTETARDEIRLLRTLSDADWHNLRDRLVEFRDYFYMSGLNGTHLCLVFEVLGDNLLTLIQRSRYQGLPIYNVKQIARQVLEGLRFLHDQCQIIHTDLKPENVLLVGDNVAVRTQATQVATAFLRAHSHRSRKKGNSSGLSSARSTCAPAKEEVVTDHCGRPTQTPVPQTQELSPIAEDKTACTSGASPTSPRANGSNSSNDAKLTKTAKRRMRARTKRSVAFFRQHCQWLRQQGVADLLGLAEKGLLTPTIAAMGVTGKLPFMPFSFDGLVILDEADIVQLERESLIERVGDTASHKRNREGLDPPKTPRRSKRRQSGKQKKDTSKIPARNSAALNLLIKSPEEFMLYVQTKVAEADMAEKARQLLSKSKRGGSIKKTRQGSKKKSPSRTGGSRYSAGGVGVVAQDKDKESRTLPNMDINSRKDPALEQCIVKVKIADMGNGCWFHHHFTDDIQTREYRAVEVILGAGYSETADIWSAGCLFWELATGDYLFDPQVDRGKASQDEAHIAKIIETCGPIPQELIDHGDFSMEIFKSNGDLRTINNLKSRNLVDVLMNQYGWKRKDAVEFVAFLEPMLNTDPHRRVCALDAMFHSWLVRDDDECQGRDVDKDRDWKISDDRKRAWDSVWNQEQELDRDNDNNHTLTERNADGGTTSIGRGGGGKTLRYSSSAPGKFKGGMN, via the exons ATGTCGGATAAAAGGGGGTTTGTTGACGACGACCTGGAAGATGATGACAAGAATAAAAAGTATCGCAAGTTAACCAACACCATACATATCGACAACCAGGGTAATGATGATGGGGAGGGTCAGGAGACGAAGACCGTTTCCGCTGCTTTGCCCGTTCCGGAACCTGCTCCGGCTCTCACTCGTATCGACCAATTCCGTCAAACGGTGGATCAGCATCTGGCCATGCTTGAGCAGAAATTCGAGGCGACCTACAACGCCAATAATAGGTATGACTTTGAGAGCTATGAACCTGAGGAACCGGCGACCTCGAAAGTTCTTGTAAAGACTTGGAGAAACATAAGGAAGCCACTGACACAAGACACTGCGGAAAACGCTTCGATGTCCCCACGCCTTCCGGACAAGAATGATGTTGTAGATGTGgacgatgacgacgatgaTACATCTGATAGTTCCAGCTCTTTTTTAGCATCCGAGCACATCGAAATCGAATATGGGCAGAGCAACAACGGCGTGGAGGAGAGCCAGGCCGAGTATCGGGCCGGGGGCTATCATCCAGTGGCCGTTGGCGATATCTTTCATAGTCGTTACTATGCCATTTATAAGCTCGGCTGGGGCCACTTTTCGACGGTGTGGCTATGCTTTGACAGCAAGATGGAACAGTATTGCGCCATCAAGGTGGTCAAATCGGCGGAGCACTACACAGAAACGGCACGCGATGAGATTCGGCTGCTCCGCACGTTGTCCGATGCCGACTGGCATAATCTGCGTGATCGATTGGTTGAGTTTCGTGACTATTTCTACATGAGCGGCCTGAACGGCACCCATCTGTGTCTCGTGTTCGAGGTGTTGGGCGATAATCTGCTCACCCTGATCCAGCGATCCCGCTACCAGGGACTGCCCATCTACAACGTCAAGCAGATAGCGCGGCAGGTGCTCGAGGGTCTCCGCTTTCTTCACGACCAGTGCCAGATCATACACACCGATCTGAAGCCGGAGAATGTGCTGCTGGTAGGGGACAATGTGGCGGTCCGGACTCAGGCCACTCAGGTGGCTACTGCCTTTTTGCGGGCTCATTCCCATCGCTCAAG gaaaaaaggaaacagCAGCGGCTTGTCCTCGGCGCGGTCCACATGCGCCCCAGCTAAGGAGGAGGTGGTCACTGATCACTGCGGTCGACCGACCCAGACTCCAGTTCCCCAAACACAAGAACTGTCGCCCATTGCCGAGGATAAGACTGCATGCACATCAGGTGCAAGTCCCACATCACCACGAGCCAACGGCTCCAATTCGTCCAATGACGCCAAACTGACGAAGACGGCCAAGAGGCGGATGAGGGCTCGCACCAAACGTAGTGTCGCCTTTTTCCGGCAGCACTGTCAGTGGCTGCGCCAGCAGGGCGTCGCGGATCTCCTGGGATTGGCGGAAAAGGGTCTGCTTACTCCGACAATTGCGGCCATGGGTGTGACTGGGAAACTGCCCTTCATGCCCTTCTCCTTTGACGGTCTGGTGATCCTCGACGAAGCGGACATCGTGCAGCTGGAGCGGGAGTCGCTAATAGAAAGGGTGGGCGATACAGCGTCGCATAAGCGAAATAGAGAAGGGCTGGACCCTCCGAAGACTCCTAGACGCTCCAAACGTCGCCAATCGGGGAAACAGAAGAAGGACACCTCCAAGATTCCGGCCAGGAACTCCGCTGCCCTAAACTTGCTCATCAAAAGTCCGGAAGAGTTTATGCTGTACGTGCAGACGAAGGTGGCCGAGGCGGATATGGCGGAAAAGGCGCGCCAGCTGCTGTCCAAAAGCAAACGTGGCGGGAGCATCAAGAAGACCAGACAAGGCTCCAAGAAGAAGAGCCCCTCTAGAACGGGAGGATCCCGGTACAGTGCAGGCGGAGTCGGCGTAGTAGCCCAG GACAAGGACAAGGAGTCAAGAACATTGCCCAATATGGACATCAATTCCCGCAAGGATCCAGCGTTGGAACAGTGCATAGTTAAAGTCAAGATAGCTGACATGGGCAATGGGTGTTGGTTCCATCATCATTTCACCGACGACATACAAACGCGGGAGTACCGGGCAGTGGAGGTGATTCTGGGCGCGGGCTACAGCGAAACGGCGGACATCTGGAGCGCAGGTTGTCTGTTTTGGGAACTGGCCACGGGCGATTATCTATTTGATCCGCAGGTGGACCGCGGCAAGGCCAGCCAAGACGAGGCGCACATTGCCAAAATTATCGAGACGTGCGGTCCGATTCCCCAGGAGCTGATCGATCATGGGGACTTCTCCATGGAAATCTTCAAGTCGAACGGCGATCTAAGGACCATCAATAACTTAAAGTCGCGTAATCTGGTCGATGTCCTGATGAATCAGTACGGATGGAAGCGCAAGGACGCCGTGGAGTTTGTGGCATTTTTGGAGCCGATGCTTAACACGGATCCACATCGCCGGGTCTGTGCCCTTGATGCGATGTTCCATAGTTGGTTGGTCCGGGACGATGATGAGTGTCAGGGTCGAGACGTTGACAAGGATAGGGATTGGAAAATATCGGATGATCGGAAGAGAGCATGGGATAGCGTATGGAATCAAGAGCAGGAACTGGATCGGGATAATGATAACAACCATACTCTTACCGAACGTAATGCAGATGGCGGGACAACGAGCATTGGCCGTGGCGGAGGTGGAAAAACACTGCGATACTCCTCATCTGCTCCGGGAAAATTCAAAGGCGGCATGAATTAG
- the LOC108134151 gene encoding nucleoside diphosphate-linked moiety X motif 6 isoform X2 has product MESPPGVFRGIIDRFAGVTVDGREEHVDVSGFREKLNKSLDFWRTNKNRAIWFRVYKEQADWVPVLAENGFDFHHARTGVVVMYQWLPKDESSNLPNYAHTLMGVGGLVINDKDEVLVVTDRFAMIPNSWKLPGGYVEPREDFVDAAIREVAEETGIQSEFRSLVSMRHSHYGNFGCSDVYIVVALKPLNLEFKRCEREIARVQWMPIEEYLNHPQVHETNRQFLSTYLDYKKRGLTITVRDEVHQVLKKKYNLYFVERAQSESS; this is encoded by the exons ATGGAGTCTCCACCTGGTGTTTTTCGTGGTATAATCGACCGTTTCGCCGGTGTCACAGTCGACGGTCGTGAGGAGCATGTGGATGTCTCGGGCTTTCGGGAGAAATTAAACA AATCCCTTGACTTTTGGAGGACAAACAAGAACCGAGCGATATGGTTCCGTGTATACAAGGAGCAGGCCGATTGGGTGCCGGTACTGGCCGAGAACGGGTTCGATTTCCACCATGCTCGTACCGGAGTGGTGGTCATGTACCAGTGGCTGCCCAAGGACGAGTCCAGCAACCTGCCAAACTATGCGCACACGCTGATGGGCGTCGGTGGGCTGGTGATCAACGACAAGGACGAGGTCCTGGTGGTGACCGACAGGTTCGCAATGATTCCGAACAGCTGGAAGCTGCCCGGTGGCTATGTGGAGCCGCGTGAGGACTTTGTTGACGCCGCCATTCGCGAGGTGGCCGAGGAAACGGGCATTCAGTCAGAGTTCAGATCGTTGGTCTCCATGCGCCACTCACACTACGGAAATTTCGGCTGCTCCGATGTGTACATCGTGGTGGCCCTGAAGCCACTCAACCTGGAATTTAAGCGATGCGAACGCGAGATCGCCCGGGTGCAATGGATGCCGATTGAGGAGTACCTGAATCATCCCCAGGTGCACGAGACGAATCGTCAGTTCTTGAGCACATATCTGGACTACAAGAAGCGCGGCCTGACCATAACCGTGCGCGATGAGGTGCATCAGGTGCTGAAGAAGAAGtacaatttgtattttgtggAGCGGGCGCAGTCGGAGAGCTCTTGA
- the LOC108134152 gene encoding mitochondrial cardiolipin hydrolase-like — translation MVLGSELVCWIWRKIRKTPEPEPAPFELAIFNELGEDCITKHYHFDRLRVPKEKQDCGNPYCSSLQKQKILNRIDAAVYSVDVAIFAFTSVVMTNALQRALSRNACVRIITHAKAADSQPFKTLRHFGVQVRVPQNPLNSNALMHHKFFVVDAASRVMAVQKSRGFSHHRPFVTTFATGSINWTMEGFGGNRENCLISYDAENAEIFQAEFNRLWEISTDPLTIYEVEEVW, via the coding sequence ATGGTTCTGGGATCTGAGCTTGTCTGTTGGATCTGGAGGAAAATAAGGAAAAcgccagaaccagaaccagctCCATTTGAGCTGGCCATCTTCAACGAGCTGGGCGAGGACTGTATAACGAAGCACTACCACTTCGATCGATTGCGTGTGCCGAAGGAGAAACAGGATTGCGGCAATCCCTATTGCAGCTCGCTTCAAAAGCAAAAGATTTTGAACCGGATCGATGCAGCGGTATATTCCGTAGATGTAGCCATTTTTGCGTTCACATCCGTGGTCATGACGAATGCGTTACAACGAGCATTAAGCCGAAACGCATGTGTTCGTATAATCACCCATGCCAAGGCAGCAGATTCGCAACCCTTCAAAACGTTGCGCCATTTTGGGGTTCAGGTGCGCGTACCCCAAAACCCGTTAAACTCCAATGCCCTAATGCACCACAAGTTCTTTGTGGTGGACGCCGCGTCCCGAGTGATGGCCGTCCAGAAAAGCCGGGGATTTAGCCATCATCGTCCTTTCGTAACAACGTTCGCTACCGGCTCCATAAACTGGACAATGGAGGGCTTTGGCGGCAACCGGGAGAACTGCCTCATCAGCTACGACGCAGAAAATGCCGAGATCTTTCAGGCGGAGTTTAATCGCCTGTGGGAAATCTCCACCGATCCTCTAACCATATATGAAGTCGAAGAAGTTTGGTAA